In the genome of Lysobacter sp. BMK333-48F3, the window CGACCGAGCCGGCGCGCGACGAACGGGTCAGCGAACTGTCCACCCTGGCGCCGGTGGCGCTGGTCCAGCGCCATCCGTTGCCGTCGGCGCTGATCGCGCTGGCGATCGCGCTGCTGCTCGGCTTCGGCCTGCGCCGCGGCCTGGCGGTGCCGTCGGCGCGGGCGCGGTGACGATGGAGCGCAGCTTGCCCTGTGCGTGCGCGGCGAAGCAGCGAGGGCCCGCAGGGCCGCGAGCGATCAAGCCGCAAGCCGGCATCGCCGCCGTTCCCCCCTTTGAAAAAGGGTGAGAGCGTGCGCTTGCGAACCGCCGGGGTCGCGCACGATCGAACGCCAGCAGGCTGTGCCTGCTGGCCGGACGGGCAGGGGGCTCTTCGCGCGGCAACGACCTCCCGAGCGCGCGCCGATGCGATCCCGCTGCCCCACCACGTCGGCATCGCGACCGGGGTGGCCGCGGGATCTATCCGATCAACGAACATGAGGTAACACGACGATGGAATGGATGACCCATTTCGACTGGCTGCACCACCTGATCGCACGGCTGCTGCCGGTGGCGATGGCGGTGTTGCTGGTGGCCTGCGGCGCGGCCCTGATCGAGGCCGGGTTGGCGATCGGCGAGCGCTGGCTGGGCCTGCGCCGGCTCGAACGCGCCGGCGACCCGGCCCTGGTCGAACGTCTGGCGCGGCGCCGCATCGAGCGCTGCGACCTGCTGGCGCGGGTGCCGCCGATGCTGGGGCTGATGGCGACCATCATCCCGCTCGGCCCGGGCCTGGCCGCGCTGGGGCAGGGCGATCCGGCCCAGTTGGCCAGCGCGGTGACGGTGGCCTTCGACGCCACCGTGCTCGGCCTGATCGCCGGCATCGCCGGGCTGTGGATCGGCCGCCTGCGCCGGCGCTGGTACGAGGAACTGCTCGAACGCATGGAGGCGGCGGCATGAGCCTGCGCGCCACCCGTGCGGCGACCCGGCGCCGGCTGCGTACCCGCTTCGACCACGACGACGAAGACCCGCGCGCCAGCCTGGTCAACCTGGTCGACGTGATGCTGGTGTTCGCCTGCGGCCTGCTCGCCGCGATCAGCGCGACCACGTCGCAACGCACTCCGGTCGAAGTCGCGCGCGGCAAGGCGATCGAACGCCCGCACCGGGGGCAGCAAGGCGCCGGGCCGGGCTACCAGGAGGTCGGCCAGGTTTACCGCGACCCCAAGACCGGCAAGCTGATCCTGATCGAGCGCTGAGCGCCGGGCTTCTTGTAGGAGCGGCGCCCCGCAGGGATTTGCTTCGATCGCAAGCCGTGCCGCCATCTCGCCCGTTTGCCGCGCCTTTGTCCTGTGCCCTGTAGGAGCGGCGTAAGCCGCGACCGCGCTGCTGCGGTCTCACGGCGTCTGTATTCGAAGGCTTCAAAAGCAAAGCTTCCGTCCGCAAGCGGCCGGGTCACTTTCTTTGTCCAAGGCGACAAAGAAAGTAACCAAAGAAAACGCCATGGCTGTTTCGGATCAAAAGCCACTATGGGACGAGGTTTGCGCAGGGCTGCTCCGCACAGGCCATCCATGGCCTGGCTGCGCACGGCCCGCATCCCTGCGGGCCGCCCTTCGGGGCTTCAGGTCTTCTCGCGAGTTCGTGGCGACGCCAAGCTCTTCACGGCAACGGCAACGGCAACGGCAACGGCAACGTCGGATGCAGCGTCGTTGTTTCTGGGTAGGAGCGGCGTCCTACGGGATTTCCTTCGGTCACAAGCCGCGATCACGGGCTGGTAACAACGGCGCAACTGACGGGGCGCGGTTGCGGCTCGTGACCGAAGCAAATCCCCGTGGGATGCCGCTTCCCAAAACGAACAAGCCGCCCGGAGGCGGCTTGTTGGGATGCGCGGTGCGGAGACCTCAGATGCCGTCGACGCGGCGGGCTTCCATGAACTTGCCGCTCCAGTAGCCGGTGTCCAGGCTGGAGACGGTGACGTCCTTGCCGGTGCGCGGGGCGTGGACGAAGCGGCCGTCGCCGAGGTAGATGCCGACGTGGTCGACCCGGCCGCGGCGGCCGAAGAACACCAGGTCGCCTTCGGTCATCGAGGCGCGGTCGATCACCGCGCCGGTCTTGGCCATCTCGCGCGAGACGCGCGGCAGCTCGATGCCCAGGGCGTTGCGGAACACGTAGCCGACCAGGCCGCTGCAGTCGAAGCCCTGGTCCGGGGTGCTGCCGCCCCAGCGGTACGGGGTGCCGAGCAGGCCCAGGGCGCGCTGCAGCAGGTTCTTGATCCGGCTCTGTTCGGCGACCGGCAGATCGGCCTTGCCCAGGTTGGCGTTCGGGCCCAGCAGGCGGTTCAGGTCGGTCGCCAGCAGCAGGGCGCGGTCGGACAGGGTCATCGCCTCCGGCAGCATGCTGCCGGCGCTGGACTCCGGCGCATCGGCCGAATCGTTGCGCAACGACGGGCCGCCCGGCAGGGCGCCCATCGACAGGCCGGTGGCGGGATCGGCGAAAGCGGGAAGGGCGCAAACCGCCAGGACGGCGGTGAGCAGGAGACGTTGGCTAGCCCGAGCGGTGCGGGTGCTCTGGGCCAGGGGAGCTTCGGGGGTAGCAGCCTGGCGGCCTTGGCGAGTGAATTGAGGCGTCACGCAGTCATCACGAAGTCGTCACCGGGGAAAGATGATGCCCGGCGCGTGCGAGACATAGGTTCAAATTTCGTTAGCTACGCGTTAACAAACACGTGATTTGATTCACATTTTTAACCCGGGCCGAACATCGTTCCCTGTTCAGGAAGCGAGGCCTCACTTCATCAGCACCCGCTTGGCGCCGCTGTAGTGATCTACCCAGTAGGGGC includes:
- a CDS encoding MotA/TolQ/ExbB proton channel family protein encodes the protein MTHFDWLHHLIARLLPVAMAVLLVACGAALIEAGLAIGERWLGLRRLERAGDPALVERLARRRIERCDLLARVPPMLGLMATIIPLGPGLAALGQGDPAQLASAVTVAFDATVLGLIAGIAGLWIGRLRRRWYEELLERMEAAA
- a CDS encoding C40 family peptidase — its product is MGALPGGPSLRNDSADAPESSAGSMLPEAMTLSDRALLLATDLNRLLGPNANLGKADLPVAEQSRIKNLLQRALGLLGTPYRWGGSTPDQGFDCSGLVGYVFRNALGIELPRVSREMAKTGAVIDRASMTEGDLVFFGRRGRVDHVGIYLGDGRFVHAPRTGKDVTVSSLDTGYWSGKFMEARRVDGI